From one Phocoena sinus isolate mPhoSin1 chromosome 6, mPhoSin1.pri, whole genome shotgun sequence genomic stretch:
- the LOC116756119 gene encoding tumor necrosis factor receptor superfamily member 10A-like isoform X2 has product MATPWRPGQRAPRDRTGQRAQSTQATSSTRAGRAPGPRPRLRGPLVLIFFVLGVLLSIAAASAMPIRQEKFHRQLTAPQGLKRSLSEKCLPGFYMEEASGDCMPCTDKVDYTNYSNTLSSCLLCKICKSGEEEKSPCTSTKDTECQCKPGTFRREDAPEFCYKCRTRCPDGMVVATPCSPFSDLTCVDRKSGTQASGEAPVPGETVTTRPRLSTTPSSSSDTSQLVIGIVTAGVLLLLVLIVLPCIFWWFCIQGRGVEPKCLDKVLFRRSHPLRGPGALDNAHNNMLIERDSLIDLVPEQEAEEQVKPTDATAQSQGEAKRLLEPAEAEGSHTRRRLLVPANGADPTESLRLFFDDFATIVPCDSWDLLMRKLGLTQNEILLVREGVRVPRDALYEMLDTWVSNKGREASVNTLLDALEKLGQRLAKETIQDHLLDSGKYVYEDGEAGSAVS; this is encoded by the exons ATGGCCACTCCGTGGCGACCTGGACAGCGAGCGCCCCGCGACCGCACGGGGCAGCGGGCACAGAGCACACAGGCCACCTCGAGCACCCGGGCAGGGCGCGCCCCCGGTCCCAGGCCTCGGCTGCGGGGCCCCTTGGTTCTCATCTTCTTCGTCCTGGGTGTCCTGCTGTCG ATTGCGGCTGCTTCAGCCATGCCCATAAGGCAGGAAAAATTTCACCGGCAATTAACTGCCCCGCAGGGATTGAAACGCAGCCTCTCAGAGAAGTGTCTACCAG ggTTCTATATGGAGGAAGCCAGTGGAGATTGTATGCCGTGCACGGATAAGGTGGATTACACCAATTATTCAAACACCCTGTCTTCTTGCTTACTCTGTAAGATTTGCAAATCAG gggaagaagagaaaagtcCATGCACCTCAACCAAGGACACTGAGTGTCAGTGCAAACCTGGCACTTTCCGTAGAGAAGATGCACCTGAATTCTGCTACAAGTGCAGAACCCG GTGCCCTGATGGGATGGTCGTGGCCACGCCCTGTAGCCCCTTCAGTGACCTCACATGTGTGGACCGAAAATCAGGTACCCAAGCCAGTGGGGAAGCCCCGGTTCCTGGTGAGACAGTGACCACGCGCCCGAGACTGTCCAccactccctcttcctcctcagacACTTCACAGCTGGTGATCGGAATTGTAACTGCCGGTGTCCTCCTGCTGCTAGTGCTGATCGTGCTCCCATGTATTTTCTGGTGGTTCTGCATTCAAG GTCGTGGCGTGGAACCTAAGTGCCTGGACAAA GTCCTCTTCCGGCGCTCACATCCCTTAAGAGGTCCTGGGGCTCTGGACAATGCCCACAACAATATGCTGATCGAGAGAGATTCGCTGATTGATCTGGTCCCTGAGCAGGAGGCAGAAGAGCAGGTGAAGCCGACAGATGCCACGGCCCAGTCCCAGGGGGAAGCAAAGCGTCTGCTG GAACCAGCAGAAGCTGAAGGGTCTCACACGAGAAGAAGGCTGCTGGTTCCAGCAAACGGTGCAGACCCCACTGAAA GCCTGAGGCTGTTCTTTGATGACTTTGCAACCATCGTGCCGTGTGACTCCTGGGATTTGCTCATGAGGAAGTTGGGCCTCACGCAAAATGAGATCCTTCTGGTCAGAGAAGGGGTCCGGGTCCCTCGGGATGCCTTGTATGAAATGCTGGATACTTGGGTCAGCAACAAGGGACGGGAGGCCTCAGTCAACACCCTGCTGGACGCCTTGGAAAAGCTGGGGCAAAGATTGGCAAAGGAGACAATTCAGGACCACCTGCTGGACTCGGGAAAGTATGTCTATGAAGATGGTGAAGCAGGCTCTGCTGTGTCCTGA
- the LOC116756119 gene encoding tumor necrosis factor receptor superfamily member 10A-like isoform X6 gives MATPWRPGQRAPRDRTGQRAQSTQATSSTRAGRAPGPRPRLRGPLVLIFFVLGVLLSIAAASAMPIRQEKFHRQLTAPQGLKRSLSEKCLPGFYMEEASGDCMPCTDKVDYTNYSNTLSSCLLCKICKSGEEEKSPCTSTKDTECQCKPGTFRREDAPEFCYKCRTRCPDGMVVATPCSPFSDLTCVDRKSDTSQLVIGIVTAGVLLLLVLIVLPCIFWWFCIQGRGVEPKCLDKVLFRRSHPLRGPGALDNAHNNMLIERDSLIDLVPEQEAEEQVKPTDATAQSQGEAKRLLEPAEAEGSHTRRRLLVPANGADPTESLRLFFDDFATIVPCDSWDLLMRKLGLTQNEILLVREGVRVPRDALYEMLDTWVSNKGREASVNTLLDALEKLGQRLAKETIQDHLLDSGKYVYEDGEAGSAVS, from the exons ATGGCCACTCCGTGGCGACCTGGACAGCGAGCGCCCCGCGACCGCACGGGGCAGCGGGCACAGAGCACACAGGCCACCTCGAGCACCCGGGCAGGGCGCGCCCCCGGTCCCAGGCCTCGGCTGCGGGGCCCCTTGGTTCTCATCTTCTTCGTCCTGGGTGTCCTGCTGTCG ATTGCGGCTGCTTCAGCCATGCCCATAAGGCAGGAAAAATTTCACCGGCAATTAACTGCCCCGCAGGGATTGAAACGCAGCCTCTCAGAGAAGTGTCTACCAG ggTTCTATATGGAGGAAGCCAGTGGAGATTGTATGCCGTGCACGGATAAGGTGGATTACACCAATTATTCAAACACCCTGTCTTCTTGCTTACTCTGTAAGATTTGCAAATCAG gggaagaagagaaaagtcCATGCACCTCAACCAAGGACACTGAGTGTCAGTGCAAACCTGGCACTTTCCGTAGAGAAGATGCACCTGAATTCTGCTACAAGTGCAGAACCCG GTGCCCTGATGGGATGGTCGTGGCCACGCCCTGTAGCCCCTTCAGTGACCTCACATGTGTGGACCGAAAATCAG acACTTCACAGCTGGTGATCGGAATTGTAACTGCCGGTGTCCTCCTGCTGCTAGTGCTGATCGTGCTCCCATGTATTTTCTGGTGGTTCTGCATTCAAG GTCGTGGCGTGGAACCTAAGTGCCTGGACAAA GTCCTCTTCCGGCGCTCACATCCCTTAAGAGGTCCTGGGGCTCTGGACAATGCCCACAACAATATGCTGATCGAGAGAGATTCGCTGATTGATCTGGTCCCTGAGCAGGAGGCAGAAGAGCAGGTGAAGCCGACAGATGCCACGGCCCAGTCCCAGGGGGAAGCAAAGCGTCTGCTG GAACCAGCAGAAGCTGAAGGGTCTCACACGAGAAGAAGGCTGCTGGTTCCAGCAAACGGTGCAGACCCCACTGAAA GCCTGAGGCTGTTCTTTGATGACTTTGCAACCATCGTGCCGTGTGACTCCTGGGATTTGCTCATGAGGAAGTTGGGCCTCACGCAAAATGAGATCCTTCTGGTCAGAGAAGGGGTCCGGGTCCCTCGGGATGCCTTGTATGAAATGCTGGATACTTGGGTCAGCAACAAGGGACGGGAGGCCTCAGTCAACACCCTGCTGGACGCCTTGGAAAAGCTGGGGCAAAGATTGGCAAAGGAGACAATTCAGGACCACCTGCTGGACTCGGGAAAGTATGTCTATGAAGATGGTGAAGCAGGCTCTGCTGTGTCCTGA
- the LOC116756119 gene encoding tumor necrosis factor receptor superfamily member 10A-like isoform X7: MATPWRPGQRAPRDRTGQRAQSTQATSSTRAGRAPGPRPRLRGPLVLIFFVLGVLLSIAAASAMPIRQEKFHRQLTAPQGLKRSLSEKCLPGFYMEEASGDCMPCTDKVDYTNYSNTLSSCLLWEEEKSPCTSTKDTECQCKPGTFRREDAPEFCYKCRTRCPDGMVVATPCSPFSDLTCVDRKSDTSQLVIGIVTAGVLLLLVLIVLPCIFWWFCIQGRGVEPKCLDKVLFRRSHPLRGPGALDNAHNNMLIERDSLIDLVPEQEAEEQVKPTDATAQSQGEAKRLLEPAEAEGSHTRRRLLVPANGADPTESLRLFFDDFATIVPCDSWDLLMRKLGLTQNEILLVREGVRVPRDALYEMLDTWVSNKGREASVNTLLDALEKLGQRLAKETIQDHLLDSGKYVYEDGEAGSAVS; encoded by the exons ATGGCCACTCCGTGGCGACCTGGACAGCGAGCGCCCCGCGACCGCACGGGGCAGCGGGCACAGAGCACACAGGCCACCTCGAGCACCCGGGCAGGGCGCGCCCCCGGTCCCAGGCCTCGGCTGCGGGGCCCCTTGGTTCTCATCTTCTTCGTCCTGGGTGTCCTGCTGTCG ATTGCGGCTGCTTCAGCCATGCCCATAAGGCAGGAAAAATTTCACCGGCAATTAACTGCCCCGCAGGGATTGAAACGCAGCCTCTCAGAGAAGTGTCTACCAG ggTTCTATATGGAGGAAGCCAGTGGAGATTGTATGCCGTGCACGGATAAGGTGGATTACACCAATTATTCAAACACCCTGTCTTCTTGCTTACTCT gggaagaagagaaaagtcCATGCACCTCAACCAAGGACACTGAGTGTCAGTGCAAACCTGGCACTTTCCGTAGAGAAGATGCACCTGAATTCTGCTACAAGTGCAGAACCCG GTGCCCTGATGGGATGGTCGTGGCCACGCCCTGTAGCCCCTTCAGTGACCTCACATGTGTGGACCGAAAATCAG acACTTCACAGCTGGTGATCGGAATTGTAACTGCCGGTGTCCTCCTGCTGCTAGTGCTGATCGTGCTCCCATGTATTTTCTGGTGGTTCTGCATTCAAG GTCGTGGCGTGGAACCTAAGTGCCTGGACAAA GTCCTCTTCCGGCGCTCACATCCCTTAAGAGGTCCTGGGGCTCTGGACAATGCCCACAACAATATGCTGATCGAGAGAGATTCGCTGATTGATCTGGTCCCTGAGCAGGAGGCAGAAGAGCAGGTGAAGCCGACAGATGCCACGGCCCAGTCCCAGGGGGAAGCAAAGCGTCTGCTG GAACCAGCAGAAGCTGAAGGGTCTCACACGAGAAGAAGGCTGCTGGTTCCAGCAAACGGTGCAGACCCCACTGAAA GCCTGAGGCTGTTCTTTGATGACTTTGCAACCATCGTGCCGTGTGACTCCTGGGATTTGCTCATGAGGAAGTTGGGCCTCACGCAAAATGAGATCCTTCTGGTCAGAGAAGGGGTCCGGGTCCCTCGGGATGCCTTGTATGAAATGCTGGATACTTGGGTCAGCAACAAGGGACGGGAGGCCTCAGTCAACACCCTGCTGGACGCCTTGGAAAAGCTGGGGCAAAGATTGGCAAAGGAGACAATTCAGGACCACCTGCTGGACTCGGGAAAGTATGTCTATGAAGATGGTGAAGCAGGCTCTGCTGTGTCCTGA
- the LOC116756119 gene encoding tumor necrosis factor receptor superfamily member 10A-like isoform X4, which translates to MATPWRPGQRAPRDRTGQRAQSTQATSSTRAGRAPGPRPRLRGPLVLIFFVLGVLLSIAAASAMPIRQEKFHRQLTAPQGLKRSLSEKCLPGFYMEEASGDCMPCTDKVDYTNYSNTLSSCLLWEEEKSPCTSTKDTECQCKPGTFRREDAPEFCYKCRTRCPDGMVVATPCSPFSDLTCVDRKSGTQASGEAPVPGETVTTRPRLSTTPSSSSDTSQLVIGIVTAGVLLLLVLIVLPCIFWWFCIQGRGVEPKCLDKVLFRRSHPLRGPGALDNAHNNMLIERDSLIDLVPEQEAEEQVKPTDATAQSQGEAKRLLEPAEAEGSHTRRRLLVPANGADPTESLRLFFDDFATIVPCDSWDLLMRKLGLTQNEILLVREGVRVPRDALYEMLDTWVSNKGREASVNTLLDALEKLGQRLAKETIQDHLLDSGKYVYEDGEAGSAVS; encoded by the exons ATGGCCACTCCGTGGCGACCTGGACAGCGAGCGCCCCGCGACCGCACGGGGCAGCGGGCACAGAGCACACAGGCCACCTCGAGCACCCGGGCAGGGCGCGCCCCCGGTCCCAGGCCTCGGCTGCGGGGCCCCTTGGTTCTCATCTTCTTCGTCCTGGGTGTCCTGCTGTCG ATTGCGGCTGCTTCAGCCATGCCCATAAGGCAGGAAAAATTTCACCGGCAATTAACTGCCCCGCAGGGATTGAAACGCAGCCTCTCAGAGAAGTGTCTACCAG ggTTCTATATGGAGGAAGCCAGTGGAGATTGTATGCCGTGCACGGATAAGGTGGATTACACCAATTATTCAAACACCCTGTCTTCTTGCTTACTCT gggaagaagagaaaagtcCATGCACCTCAACCAAGGACACTGAGTGTCAGTGCAAACCTGGCACTTTCCGTAGAGAAGATGCACCTGAATTCTGCTACAAGTGCAGAACCCG GTGCCCTGATGGGATGGTCGTGGCCACGCCCTGTAGCCCCTTCAGTGACCTCACATGTGTGGACCGAAAATCAGGTACCCAAGCCAGTGGGGAAGCCCCGGTTCCTGGTGAGACAGTGACCACGCGCCCGAGACTGTCCAccactccctcttcctcctcagacACTTCACAGCTGGTGATCGGAATTGTAACTGCCGGTGTCCTCCTGCTGCTAGTGCTGATCGTGCTCCCATGTATTTTCTGGTGGTTCTGCATTCAAG GTCGTGGCGTGGAACCTAAGTGCCTGGACAAA GTCCTCTTCCGGCGCTCACATCCCTTAAGAGGTCCTGGGGCTCTGGACAATGCCCACAACAATATGCTGATCGAGAGAGATTCGCTGATTGATCTGGTCCCTGAGCAGGAGGCAGAAGAGCAGGTGAAGCCGACAGATGCCACGGCCCAGTCCCAGGGGGAAGCAAAGCGTCTGCTG GAACCAGCAGAAGCTGAAGGGTCTCACACGAGAAGAAGGCTGCTGGTTCCAGCAAACGGTGCAGACCCCACTGAAA GCCTGAGGCTGTTCTTTGATGACTTTGCAACCATCGTGCCGTGTGACTCCTGGGATTTGCTCATGAGGAAGTTGGGCCTCACGCAAAATGAGATCCTTCTGGTCAGAGAAGGGGTCCGGGTCCCTCGGGATGCCTTGTATGAAATGCTGGATACTTGGGTCAGCAACAAGGGACGGGAGGCCTCAGTCAACACCCTGCTGGACGCCTTGGAAAAGCTGGGGCAAAGATTGGCAAAGGAGACAATTCAGGACCACCTGCTGGACTCGGGAAAGTATGTCTATGAAGATGGTGAAGCAGGCTCTGCTGTGTCCTGA